Genomic window (Neorhizobium galegae bv. orientalis str. HAMBI 540):
CACACCTGAAAAGCTGAATCGGATCATCGGCACCTCAGGCCCCCAGACGCTGATAGACGTCCGCTGCCGGCAGGGACGCAAGCTCAGCCGAGGCGTCTTCGCCTATCGCCTGTCGTTGGAGTGGCTTCCATGACGAACGCGCCCCCACGGATTGCGATCGTCTGGCGCGGCGACCGGGACGCCCGGCGCGCGGCGACGCCGCAGAACAACCGCTTCCACCGGATCTTCGAAGAACTCGCGGCCGTGGGCCTTGCGCCGGAACCCGCCGTCTTCGACGAAGAATTCGCCGACGAGGTCCTCGAACAGCTCCTTGCAGTCGACGCCGTGCTTGTCTGGGTGAACCCGCTCGACGACGGAAAAACAAGGAAGATCCTCGATCCGCTTCTGCGACAGGTGGCGGTAACCGGTCGATTTATAAGTGCGCATCCGGACGTGATCCTCATGATGGGCGTCAAAGAGGTGCTCTACGAGACCAGGCATATAGGCTGGGGCGTCGATACACGTCTCTATCGCACGGCCACGGACTTCCGCCAGGCGTTCGTTCCAACGTTCCTGGCCGCCGGGCCGCGCGTGTTGAAGCAGAACCGCGGCAACGCCGGGCAAGGTATCTGGAAGGTCGAACTCATTGGAGCGCCCGCCGACGGTGAGACCTTGATCAGTGTGCTGGAAGCGAAATCAGGCAGTGTCCCTGAAGCCATCGACCTGTCCGACTTCATTTCCCGCTGCGAGAGCTACTTCACCGAGGATGGCTGCATCGTCGATCAGCCGTTTCAGTCCCGTCTGCCCGAGGGCATGATCCGCTGCTACCTGTCTGGAAGCAGGGTCGTGGGCTTCGGACAGCAGTTGGTCAAGGCGCTGGTGACGCCACCGTCGGGACCGGGTCGGGAACCGCTTCAGCCCGGTCCACGCATCATGAATCCAGCATCCGCAGAACCTTTCCAGACCTTGAGGACAAGAATGGAACGTGAGTGGACGCCGGAAATGATGTCGACTCTTGGGATCGAAGCAGCGTCGTTGCCGATCATCTGGGACGCCGATTTCCTCTACGGGCCACCAGACGCTTCAGGCAACGACACCTACGTTCTCTGCGAGATCAACGTCAGTTCCGTCTTCGCCATTCCTGACGAAGCCCCTGCGGAGATTGCACGCGCGATGGCGTCGCGACTTATCGGCCCGCAGTGACTCTCGCGCCGAAGACTGAGCGCCGATACGAACGATGGGTCTTGACGCGACTGATACAGCGGTTCCTTTTTCGTCGCTTGAAAACGAGAACGCGGTCAGATTCCGGCGGTCGAATGTCAACCTCAAGGCCCGAACTTCTTGAGCCATTTTGTGGACTGATAAATCAACTTTTGGACTGCTCTAGTATGACCGAACCGTATGGTGACAAGTGCGAGACTGTGTGCTCGACATCGAACTGAGCGCCTTTGTTGCCGCGCTCGACGCCCACGCCGACAGCCCCCTCGTCTTCCGCTACGACGGGTGGGGTCGAAAGAGGATGCTTGGCACGAATTGTCGCTGCGGCGGTCATCGATACGGGGTGTGACCGATAGATGAGCACGGCATACGACCAATGCAAGCTACCGGAGCCCGTGCTCGGCGAATGGCAGCTATGCGTTGCCTGGCAGTGGTCCGATCACCATATGTGCGGGATGGAATGACTTCTAAGAAGGAAGGCCATGCTCCTCTGCAACGTCACCGATCAGAGACCGAAGCCAACGGTGCGCCGGATCGCTGCGGTAGCGGACATGCCAGGCCAGGTGCACCGGGAACATGCCCAGATCGACGGGGGCTGGTAGAACCTTCAGCCTTTCGTCCCGCGCGAGACGCTGGCAGATCAAGCGCGGCAGCGTCGCGCAGTAGTCGCTGACGGCGACCATTTCCGGAACGGCAAGAAAATGCGTCACCGATACGGCGACGTCACGCTTAAGGCCCTTCTGCTGCAGCGCCTGGAACAGGCCGACCCGCATCCTGCCGGGCGGGAGAACGATTAATATCATGAGGGAAATCGATGCTCCTTCCAAGGCATTGGGTTGGTCACGTTCTTTTCAATTTCCATCGAACAGAAATTAGCTCCGCTTCGACCCGCATCTTCGGTATTGGGGTCGGAAAAAGAATTGTTTCCGCAGGCGCCACGCCAAGAAGGGCCGTAGGCGGTGCCAACTCATGATGAGCCTGACACCTCGTGCCACCCGCCGCGCAACGATGAGCGACTTCAGCGTTGATCTTCTAGGTATATGGCCAGCTCTGTTGGTTTCCACGCAGAACTGAGCCGGTTAGGCGCATAATTTCCATTGAGAATTGAGCCATGTGAACCTTCCCCCAACGCGGAGAGCGACGGGGGCAACGGAGTGATCCACATGGGACTTTTAAACATCATCCGTCGGATGGCGCTGCGCGAGAAGCAGTCGATCCGCGAGATCAGCCGGCGCACTGGGCTGTCACGCAACACGATCGCAAAGTATTTGAGTGCCGGTACGATCGAGCCGACGTTCACGGTACCGGAACGACCGAGCAAGCTTGATCCTTTTGCCGACAAACTGGCTGGCTGGTTGAAGACCGAGGCCGGAAGGTCGCGCAAGCAGCGCCGAACGCTGAAGCAGCTTCATGCCGATCTGGTGGTTCTCGGCTTTACCGGCTCCTATGGCCGGGTCGCCGCGTTCGCCCGTAACTGGCGGACTGAGCAGCAGACAGCGGGCCGCGGCATATTCGTTCCGCTGTCTTTCCGCCCAGGTGAAGCATTCCAGTTCGATTGGAGTGAGGACTATGCCGTAATCGGCGGCGAGCGCACGAAGCTTCAGGTCGCCCATATCAAGCTATCACACAGTCGCGCCTTTCTGGTCAGAGCTTACCTGCTGCAGACGCACGAGATGCTGTTTGACGCTCACTGGCACGGGTTCCGCGTGTTCGGCGGCGTACCTGGTCGCGGCATCTATGATAACATGAAGACCGCGGTCGATCGTGTTGGCCGCGGCAAGGAACGGCAGGTCAACGTCCGCTTCCAGGCGATGACGAACCACTACGTCTTTGCGCCCGAGTTCTGCAATCCCGCCGCAGGCTGGGAGAAGGGACAGGTCGAGAAGAACGTTCAGGATGCCCGACCGCGGCTGTGGCAACAGATGCCGGACTTTCCAGATCTACCGGCGTTGAACGCCTGGCTGGAGCAGCATTGCCAAAACCTGTGGCACGAGACACCGCATGGCACTTTGCCCGGCACGATTGCAGATGCTTGGGCTGATGAGCGGGCGGCGTTGATGGCATTGCCTACCGCGTTTGACGGCTTCGTCGAGCAGAGCAAGCGGGTCTCACCGACATGCCTGATCACCTTCGAGCGTAATCGTTACAGCGTGCCTGCGTCTTTTGCGAACCGGCCCGTCAGCCTGCGGATCTATCCCGAGCGGCTGGTCGTTGCGGCCGAAGGAAATATCCTCTGCGAACATCCGCGGGTGATCGAGCGCAGTCACGACAAACCACCGCGAACGATTTACGACTGGCGGCATTACCTTGCGGTCATCCAACGCAAGCCCGGTGCCCTGCGCAATGGGGCGCCCTTCCTGGAATTGCCATTGGCCTTTCGGCAATTGCAGGACCAGATGCTTCGCCGCCCTGGTGGTGATCGTGAGATGGCCGATATCCTTGCTCTCGTTCTTCATCACGACGAACAGGCCATCCTCCGCGCTGTGGAACTGGCCCTGGATGCGGGCGTGGCGACCAAAACGCATGTGCTGAACCTGCTGCACCGGTTGATCGACGGCAAGACGATCGACGGTCCTGACATCGATACGCCACAGGCGCTGACCTTGCTGCGCGAACCCAAGGCCAACGTCGAGCGCTACGATGGCTTGCGTGTCCAGATCGTGGGAGGTCGCCATGCGTCATGATCCCGCCAGCGCCGCCGTCGTCATCATGCTCCGGAGCCTGAAGATGTATGGCATGGCCCAGGCTGTAACGGACCTGATCGAGCAAGGAGCTCCGGCTTTCGAGGCGGCCGTGCCGATCCTGTCCCAGTTGCTGAAAGCCGAAATGGCCGAGCGAGAGGTTCGTTCGATCGCCTATCACATGAAGGCCGCCCGTTTCCCGGCCTACAAGGACTCCTCAGGGTTCGACTTTGCCGCGAGCGAGATCAACGAGGCGACAGTGCGCCAACTGCACCGATGCGAGTTCATGGATGGAGCGCAGAATATCGTGCTCGTCGGCGGGCCGGGCACAGGAAAAACACATATCGCGACCGCCCTCGGCGTCCAGGCGATCGAGCATCACCGCCGAAAGGTCCGCTTCTTCTCGACCATCGAACTGGTCAACGCTCTCGAGCAGGAGAAGGCCAAAGGCAAGGCAGGCCAGATCGCCGAGACGCTGGTTCGCCTCGATCTGCTGATCCTCGACGAACTCGGATACCTTCCGTTCAGTGCTTCAGGCGGAGCGCTGCTCTTCCATCTGCTGAGCAAGCTCTACGAGCGCACCAGCGTCATCATCACCACCAACCTCAGCTTCAGCGAATGGGCGACCGTCTTTGGCGATGCCAAGATGACGACCGCTCTGCTCGACCGTCTGACCCACCGTTGCCATATCCTGGAAACCGGGAACGACAGCTTCCGCTTCAAAGCCAGCTCGGCCGCCGCGGCACAAAAGAGAGGAGAAAAGGCCAACCCATTGACCAAAGCCTGATCAGAAAACCATACTTAGAGGTGGCTCACTTCTCGGTGGAAAAACCGGCTCAGTTCCGCGTGGAAACCAACAGACACAGCCAGCCTATAGCCTTTCGCGACGTTCCCGATTGAAGCGACACCTGTTTTCCTGACTTTTGGTTTTGCGATGCCGGGCATCTCTGCCGTCGGCGCGAGGCGGTCTAGTGAAAGTTCCGGCTCTTCACCTTAAGCGTATCGATATGCAGGTCCCGCACTTATCCCGAGCCCGAGACTATGCCGAGTCCGTTCCCCAAAGCCCGCGATTTCCGGTAAATCCGGATGGTAAGCCCGGCATAATATCGATGCTCTTCACCCGAATGTGCCGAGAGCTGACTACACCGATGTTTTGAACTCAGCGACGTTCGACGCGCCATCCTTCAAGCGGTCGATCAGGCCGTGGATGTCACCGAGAACCCAGAGGTCCTTCACTTTGTCGCCGTCGAACGTGAAGAACGGCGCGCCGTACCACCAGACATGCCGACCTGTAGCGGAGATGCCGAACAGTTCCTTCCTATGGATGCCATGGAAGCGCAGTTTAGCCGACGCGGACTCCCCGTCTTCCACCATTGCCAGAATGTCCGACGTGTAGGTTCCGAAGGTATCGGTGACCCACCGGACATAGTCTGCGAACTGCCTGTGGCCGACCATGGTGGGGCCGAGAGAACCGCGGAACGTGAAGCCCTCGTGGAAAATGTCCGGGATCAGGCTTAGGTCCGCATGGTCCCACATGTCCTTGTAGAACTTGCGGACCACTTCCTTCCGCGGACTGAGCGTCACCCCATCGAACGCCATTGCAGGTTCCCAGGTCGGATCGGGGGTGGTCATGCCTATCTCCTTCTGCTTCGCGAGGTCAGGAAACAGGACGTTTGGCCAGCAGCAGTCCGCACCCAAGCAATATCATCGCGCCACCCGATCCCTCCCGAAGACGGCGGATGACATTCGGGCGCGAAGCCGCGCCGTCGCGGAGTCTCCCGGCTCCGAACGCAACGACGATGTCCGCGAGCGTGTTGAGGGATACGGAAATTGCTCCGAGGATCACGAACTGCAGTGCGACATGATCCGAAGTCGTGTCGACAAACTGCGGAATGAAAGCCAGGAAAAACGCAGCCGTCTTTGGGTTCATCACTTCCACCAGAACGCCATCCCGAAAGGCCCTCTTCCCGCCGACGGGCGACTCGGCGTTACCCAGGGAGCGATAGTCGAGCCTCGCATGGCGAATGGTCCGATAGCCCATCCAGACCAAGTAGAGCGCGCCGACTACCTTGAGCGCAGTGAACAGCTCGGCGCTCGCCAGCACGATCGCCGAAACGCCCAAACTACCGGCCGCGACGTGAAACAGTCCACCAAGACCGTTTCCAAGACTCGAAGCTATTCCCTCCGAGCGGCCGCCGGAAAGGGTTCGGGCAGCGACGTAGAAAATTCCCGGACCTGGAGTGATCGCCAAAAGGAATGCCGTGAAAAGGTAAACGGTGAAGGCGTTGGAAATCAGCATCGATTCTTCCTAGTGAAACCTGTCTGGCCCAGTTGAATGGGAGGGGTGGAATTAATTGGAAAAGCCATCGTTGAGGCGGTCGAGAGCGGCGGCGACGCGCTGTCGCACCTCATCACTCAATGGAAGAACGGGACGTGGTGGATCAACGTCGCAGAGGTTCAGAACCTTGGCGATTACGTACATGACCCTGAAGCTGCCGAACTCCTTGAACAGCGCCCATAGCGGTCCGAAGGCCGCGTCCATTCGCTCGACGGCCATGGTGTCGCCAGCTTGCGCCGCCCTGGTCAGAGCCAAGGCCTGCGAAGGCAAAAGGCCTGCGACGACGGAATACCAGGTATCGCCCCCGGCCAGCAACGACGGTGCGCCGCCCCAGTCACCGCTGTAGCCGATCCTGAATGCCGGCCCGGTGATAGACCGGAGAGAGGCGAGTTCGGAACCGAAGTCTCCACCCGAGGGCAGTGGCATCTTTACGGCCTCGATGTTCGCGATCTTCGACAGGCGGGAAATGAGGGCCGGGCGAAAGGTGAACTTGGTGGTACTGGGGTTATTGTAGATGCACAGCGGCATTTGGCCCGCATTGGCGACGGCGGCGAAATGTTCGAACACCTCGTCGTCGAATAGGGGCGTATAGGAAATCGGAGCGAGGAGCAGACCGTCGGCACCCGCAGCCTTCGCGTCTCGAGCGAGGGCCACCGCATCGTTAGTCCGGATCGCACCGACGCCGACGATGACAGGGATTTTGCCGCCGACGGTGTCCATCGCCGTTTCGACCGCGCGCCGACGCTCTTCTCGCGTGAGGAAAGCGTAGGCTCCGGTGCTGCCGAGCAGACCGATGGAGTCCGCCCCGGCCTCCGCGATGCGCATGAGGAGACGCGCGAGGACCGTGGTGTCGATCCTGCCGGAAGCGTCGGCAGGCGTGATCGGGAATGCCGAGAGGCCTTGAAAGATAGACATGACAGGAAGACCTTCAGATGTGGGTCAGGAGAAGCTTCAGTCCAGCGAACCCGAAGAATACGGCCAGCGTACCTTCGATCCAGCGGCGCGCCCGCCTATACAGGCGGATCATGGGAGCTGTCGAAAAGACGATGGCGTAGCCGCAGAAAATCGTCACACTCAGGATCGCACAGCCCAGGAGGATCACGACGACCGTGTGAGGCGACGACCCAGGACCGAGCCCGAGCGTCATCAACGCGATCCATGCCAGGATCGACTTCGGATTGGTCAGGTGCATTAGCAGTCCTCGCTTGTAGAGCGTGGCTGCTGTCGCCTTGCGTTCGTCGGACGGCCGAAGCTGGTCCTTGTCCGAAGACAGTGCGGCTTTGCCCGCTCTGAAGGAGAGATAGAGAAGATACAGTCCTCCAAGGACCTGCAGGACGACGAGAGCTTCCGCGTATCGACTGAGAACCGCCGATACACCTGTCGCCGCCATCAGGCCCCAGAAGATCGAGCCGCTTACCACGCCCGACGCGATTGCCAGCGCGGCCTTGCGGCCGTCGTTCATGGCAACGCCCATGATCCGCATATTGCTCGGGCCGGGACTCCCGGCGGCAATGATATAGGCGGTGAAGACGATCGCGAGTTGGTGGATGTCGGCCAGCATTGTTTTACTTCTTCGGGACGGCGTCGTGCAAACTGGCACCCTCAATACCTTCTCAACTGGCCCTGACATAGAGCCACTTTTACCTCAAAAAGTCTGGTCCAGTTTCCATTAAATCCTTGGCGGACGAGTCTTCTCGGTTTATCTGGATCAACGAAAACCTCTCTACGTAGGGAGTAGTGATGGTCCAGTTGTCCACCCGTCAGCAGAATTCGTCACCGGGGCTGGGGGCGCGCGGAATCTACGACAGCCTGCGACAGCAGATCGTGGCGGGCGTGTACGGCCATGACGGCGTCCTTCCATCGGCCCGCGCCCTGGCAGTTGAACTTGGCGTTTCGCGCACAACCGTGACGTCCTCATACGAACAACTAGCCGCCGAGGGGTTCGTGGTCATTCGACATGGAGCTCGACCGCGGGTCGCCATCAAGATCGCAGACGGCAAGACCGGAGAAGCCCTTCACGAAGCCGGAGAGCCGCATAGCCTCTCCGCTTTCGGAGAAAGGCTTCGGTCTCGGGCGATCCCGATGCGTGTCCCATCCGAGAGATTGGTCGCGGACTTCCGCTACGGCGACATGTCGGCCTCTGACTTCCCGACCCTCGCTTGGCGGAACGCCATGAACGACGCGGCGCTCCGCCGGCCGCCCAAGCTATTCTACGACGATCCCCGCGGCTCTATTCGCTTGCGCGCCGCCCTGCAGGGCTATCTCTGGCGAGCACGGAGCATCAGATGCGAGGTTGATGAGATCGTCATCGTCAATGGCTCCCAGCAGGGTCTGGACCTGTGCGCGCGTCTCTTGCTCGACGCGGGCGACAGATTTGTCATCGAGGACCCGTGCTATCCGATGGCGCGAAGCATCTTCGAGATGACGGGAGCCATGGCGGCCCCGGTGGACGTGGATGTCGAAGGCATCAGGGCGGACTTGCTGGCGGATGTAGACGCGCGGCTGGCCTACGTGACGCCCTCACATCAGTTTCCCATGGGAAGCGTGATGTCCATCGGACGACGCCAGCAGTTGCTGAGGTGGGCGGAGGAGAAGAGCGCCTACATTGTCGAAGACGACTACGACAGCGAGTATCGGTTCGACATGAATCCCGTGCCACCGCTACGCGCGCTCGGAGGTGCGTCGAACGTCATCTATGTCGGTACGGTCTCAAAGACGCTGTCACCGACGCTCCGGATTGGCTACGTCGTCGTGCCGCGGGAACTGCAGGAAGTGTTCGCGCACGCAAAGCGCCTGACGGACCGGCATGCCCCCATCCTGGCACAGGAAGCGTTGGCGACCCTGCTGGAGTCTGGCGTCTACGAAAGTCACGTGCGTAAGGCCCGTCGTCACAACGCCCGCAGACGCGCAGCGCTCCTCGACGCGCTGCAAGTCGAATTCCAAGATGCGGTCGGGATCGAAGGCGCGGAAGCCGGGCTGCACGTCGTCGCCTGGTTCCTCGACCTGTCCCCTTCGATGGCGACGTCATTCATCGAGAGGTCTTACCATCTTGGAGTTGGCATCTACTCCATCACCCCTCACTACTTTGGCCAGGGGCTGGATTTGAAATGCCTCGGCCTTGTGATGGGTTATGCAGGTCTCACCGAGCAACAAATCGATAGGGGCGTAAAGCTCCTGCGCAATGCTTACGATGGTGTACTTTGACGCGGCGCTATGATGTCTGGCCGTCGTTCGTACGGTACCAGAGTATCAAGAGACCAGCCCACAACGCTTCGATGCCGCGGCAACCCGCCGCCAGAGCGCCGCGTTCTCCAATCGCGTTGTAGTCATTGATGTCTCCACTTGGTTTGTAACAGCGGAGGCTGGATATTATGCCGAGCTTACCGTTCGGATTTACCGGAAATCGCGGGCTTTGGGGAACGGACTCGGCATAGTATCCGGCTCGGGATAAATCCCGTTATGCCGAGTTCGGCATAACCGCACGAAGATGTCCCTCGCCTGCGGCACCGGCTTCGGCCTCTCGCGTGGGTCCGGACTTCCCGGCGATCCGTGGGCGAACTCGTCCCCGCAGCCGGTCGGCAGCTTGAAGTCCATCTCTCGGTCGGTCAGCCCTGAAAGGTCTCCCGACAGATCGAAAAGCTGCTGTGCCACGAGGTGGACGACGTCGCCCTCCCTCTGAATGCGGCCGTTCATCGCCATCATGGAGGACCCAGCACGACGCGGCGGCGCCTCTCAAACAAGCTCGGCCAGACCACGATGTTCGCAGGACCGGTCTCGTCTTCGATCGTGATGAACATGACGCCCTTCGCGCTGCCAGGCTTCTGGCGGACGAGGACGAGACCTGCGGTCATCAACCACTGGCCGTCGCGAGCGCTCATGGCGTCGGTGCAGGTGACGATGTTCCGCTTCCGCAGGTCGCGACGGAGGAAGGCGATGGGATGCTCCCGGAGCGTCAGACCGACGTGTCCGTAGTCCTCCACCACGTTGTGGCCTTCCGTCATCTGCCGCAGCACCACCTCCGGATCCTGTTGCTCCGGAATGACCACGCCCCCCCGTTCGGCGGCGGCTGCAAAGAGCGGTAACGGCTCGTCGCGCAGCGCTTTGATCGCCCATAGCGCATCGCGGCGCTGGTGGCCAAACGACGCGAGGAATCCGAACGGTAGGTAGGCTCTCTGCTTCGCGGCACCGCGCTCCAGAGCGGAGATGCGGTCACGAAGCTCGGCAAGCACTTGCTCGCGGACAGCCGGCATCGACACGAATCCTTTGGAAATCGCGGGTGGAAAGGCACGACATCATGTCGCTGGAAACTCGAATGTTCTTTTTCTGTTCCTTATGGTCAGCGGCGTCAAGGCGTCTCGGAAACAGGAATCTAGTCCTAAGAATTAGCATTGACGCAGATTCACGGAGCGAAATCAAAATGGTAGGCAAGACTCGTAAGTCGGCGTCATCATTCAAATTATTTGTTATCGTCGCTGCCACTCTGTGGATTTCACACCGGATAGCTACGCCGCTCTCGCCGGAAATGGCATCGGAGACGGCGCGGGATAGCATTGGGCGGCGACACCTTTGCATATCTCCCCCGCGAACTCCGGCAGCGCCGGAGCAGACGGTGACGCCTGAACGACAAGGAACCTTCTCCTCAGTTGTCGCTTTGGATTGCTAGAGCATCAATAACGGTTCTACCCCTAGCCGAGATGCCCAACTCCGATGGGCTCGTTCACCGCGAGCCTTTTTTGTTTTGAAGAAGCCCGACCATTGGCGACCGCGCCTCTTTTCCCGAGGAAGGACCAATGGAGCGACGCCTCTTAGCCTTTTCGACCGGTCTTGCAGGTCAGAGATTGAGACGGACTACCAGCGGACAATGATCGGAGATCGCCAGTACCTGGTCAGTGCCGTCGTCTTTCTGCCTCGTCATCCCCAGTCGACGTATAGACGTGTGTTCGGCCGGTGCGGTCGCCTCGATGCCAGGCCCGATCAGAATATGATCGAGGCCAACCGGGTTCCTGCATCCCAGATAGTTTTGAGAGGCAAGCAAGTCGCTCTCGGCTGTATCGAGGTCGCGGATTTCAGAAAGGGTGCAGAGAACGGCCCCCACCTCGTTGGTCTGGCAATGTTCATTCACGAGCCGGAGATCGGTGGTGAACGGCTGGCCATCGAACACCTCCTCGATAAGGGAACGCGACAGCACGCCAGAGGGCCGAATTCCGCTCGCTGCGCTGCCGTCTGTTCTAACCGGCGACTGATCACGAAGCTCATGCCAGAGATTCCGATTGAAGTCGCCGAGCATAACGACCTTGGCTCCGTCGGACGTCTCTCGCTCGACCCAGCTCTCGATGGGGTCGATCTGCTGTTGCAGTATCATGCAGTTGTTGCCGTTGCCTTCCAGCTTGCCGCCGTCGAACGGTGAGACGCAGCTCGACTTCAGATGCACATCGAGGATGCGCACTATGGCGCCGCCGAGGCTCAACGTCAGAGACAGCCCCGGTCGAGGACGCTTGCTGTCAGGGTTTGCGGGGAGGCTCAAGGAGTCCTCCACTTCACACGATACTTTGGTGCCGAGCGACTTCTTCCACGCGATGACCAGACGCTGAACCTTGTATCCTGAGAAGCCGCAAAGGTCATAGTCAGCACCGGCTCCGGGCAGGACTTCCTTCACAGCCTGTTCGCCGCTGACTTCCTGAAATGCGATGATGTCGGCGGGTACGGAGCGCGAGATGAAGTTGGCGATCTGCTCCTGCCGTTTCCGATAGGCGTCCACATTCACGCGGACCACGCCTCGGTAGGCGTACGCGTCGCAGACCGGCAATACCGCCGTGTCCCAATTCTCGATGTCGAATGTGTTCGGGACATCCCAACCTTGGGTGGCGTTTGAATCCGTCGAGGGGACCCAGCGACCAATCCCCGCGTCCTCGACGTAAGTCTTTCCGCAGGCTTCAATCCATCGCTGGGCGGTCGCGATGTCCATGTGCCAGCCCAGGTTCCAAGTTGCGATCGTAACCTGCCGGGCGGACGTCTCGGATGAAATGAGAAAAATCGTGACGACTGCAACCAGTATCCTGAGCATGACATTCCCCTCGCCCGTTGGTTGATCCATGGACTAAAATACACTCTTCAAACTTATGCAAGTTGTTCTCAAAGCCAGTCGAGCTTTTGGAAACCCGAAGCTCGAGCCGTTCTCTAGACCTCTCGATCTTCGGGAGGGGACGTTCATTCGTTCGTTCGGCAATGCTGAGTTCGCAAAACGAAGGAGCATCAGAGAGATAAGGAAATCGGCCCGCATTCAATCACCCTTCGATATCCCCGTCCATCGACGCCCGTTTATTCTGAATGAAGTTGGTGCTCGTTGGACAAATGAACGATGACAAAGACGGATTGGGTAATGTTGGTGGCTGTGGCAATCCCGGTTTTGCCGCCTCTTTTGAAGGAAGCCCGCCTTTGGTGGGAAGCCTCGCGGAAATATCGACGAAGCGATCGCCGGCGGATCGCCCGGCCGCCAGGCTAGTCGGCGGGCCAACTTGATAACCGCTCGATCTTGTGAGTATATTTCATCCGCACATTCGATGGCGGACCTAACGGGCTTCCTTTGCCTTCACGGGCGGGGAGGCCTTTTACTTTCTGGGTCACCCAACACGGCACACCCTTCAAAAGCCGC
Coding sequences:
- a CDS encoding endonuclease/exonuclease/phosphatase family protein, with amino-acid sequence MLRILVAVVTIFLISSETSARQVTIATWNLGWHMDIATAQRWIEACGKTYVEDAGIGRWVPSTDSNATQGWDVPNTFDIENWDTAVLPVCDAYAYRGVVRVNVDAYRKRQEQIANFISRSVPADIIAFQEVSGEQAVKEVLPGAGADYDLCGFSGYKVQRLVIAWKKSLGTKVSCEVEDSLSLPANPDSKRPRPGLSLTLSLGGAIVRILDVHLKSSCVSPFDGGKLEGNGNNCMILQQQIDPIESWVERETSDGAKVVMLGDFNRNLWHELRDQSPVRTDGSAASGIRPSGVLSRSLIEEVFDGQPFTTDLRLVNEHCQTNEVGAVLCTLSEIRDLDTAESDLLASQNYLGCRNPVGLDHILIGPGIEATAPAEHTSIRRLGMTRQKDDGTDQVLAISDHCPLVVRLNL